CAATACTATAAACGAAATAAACAGCACTGCAGGTCAGACAAATGTAGACCATTAAAACCGGTGCCTCTATTTCGTTTGTAAATTTCTTATTAAAAATGAAATAACAGGAGCTGGCCAGTGCGGAAAAAATAATCAGGACTACTCCTTTCACCGGAATATTTCCGCCCGGTGCATATAAAACAATACCAACTCCCAAAACAGCAATCGCAATTCCGATCACTTTATATTTCGTCATTTTTTCTTTCAGAAAGATGACAGATAATACGGCTACAAAAATGGGATAAATATAAAAAATAATTTCGCCAACAGCAGCCGTTACATACCGAAACGCTGAAAAGAACAAAATACATTGCGTGGAATAAATACATCCTGCCAAAATTAAATATCCATACGTTTTTTTATCCTGAAAAAATAAAGATTTGTGCTTAAAGAAACAATATGCAATAAAAAAACAGGCAGCAATAAAAAACCGATAAAATAACATCGTTCCTGCTGCCATGTCTGCTGAAAAGCCCAAGGTCGCCAAAATGGGAATGATACTGAATCCCAATGCAGATAGGGTCACATATAACATTCCCTTTTTCAAATGGTTGGCTTCCATTTTATCTTCAAGATCATTGTTTTCCATTCCATACTCTCCTTCGGATCGGCGTCCCAAATATTCATCTGTATGCCTTTATTCTGCCATAGAGAGAAGGCCTTGTCAAAGTTTTCTAACCGTTTACCTCTTTTCCTTTTGTATCTTATTCCAGCACGGCGGTGATAACCGTCATGTCATCTTTTTCCCGTATGCCGTAGGCTTCTACGGCCCTGTTCATGATCAGATCTGAAACAGTCTGGGGATCGGTGGATTTAATGCTCCGAATGACCTCCTTCAACCAGCTCATCTCCAGATCCTGCCGGTTTGCATCGGATACCCCATCCGAAATCATGATAATCTGATCCCCCGGGCGCAGCCGCACATTGATGAAATCAATGTGCAGGCCGTCCACAATGCCCATA
This region of Aminipila luticellarii genomic DNA includes:
- a CDS encoding DMT family transporter codes for the protein MENNDLEDKMEANHLKKGMLYVTLSALGFSIIPILATLGFSADMAAGTMLFYRFFIAACFFIAYCFFKHKSLFFQDKKTYGYLILAGCIYSTQCILFFSAFRYVTAAVGEIIFYIYPIFVAVLSVIFLKEKMTKYKVIGIAIAVLGVGIVLYAPGGNIPVKGVVLIIFSALASSCYFIFNKKFTNEIEAPVLMVYICLTCSAVYFVYSIARGEFLLPKEWTVWIYIALLAIWSTVIGLFCLMKGLKLLEAGMASLVSLSEAIFTIILSYIILGTSLTPIQLMGAAIVIAAIYIYERE